ATCATCACATTCCCTGCCAGAGATCCTAGAACTTGCCAAACTCGTCATCGTCCAGGGCAATGCGTGGCGGTGCAGCCGGCCCGCCCCCCCACTGTTCCGTCGACGGCGCGGGCGCAGCCGGCCGGGCCACGGGGCGTGCCTTGGCAGCCGCAGACAGAGCCCGCGACCGGGCCGGCGGAGCCAGCGACGGCCGGGAAGAGAGGTTCTTGAGTTTGAAATTGGTCAACAGTCCTTCCAACTGAGCGGCCTGGCTCGAAAGTTCCTGAGCTGCCGCCGCACTTTCCTCGGCACTGGAGGTATTCTGTTGGGTCACCTCATCAATCCGGGCCACACCCTCGTTGATCTGAGCAATTCCCTGGGCCTGCTCGTTACTTGATGCGGCAATCTCAGCCACCAGGTCATTGACCTTCTGGATTTCTCGCACGATTTCACTGAATGCTGCAGCCGTGCGGTCGGCAATGGAGGCACCATGCTCGGCCTTGGCGACAGAGTTTTCAATCAGGGCGGCGGTTTCCTGGGCCGCCTTGGCGCTACGGGCCGCCAGATTGCGCACCTCCTCCGCCACGACAGCAAAGCCTTTGCCATGCTGACCGGCACGGGCCGCCTCAACAGCGGCATTGAGCGCCAGCAGATTGGTCTGGAAGGCGATTTCGTCGATTACTTTAATAATCTTGGAAATGTTCTGGCCCGATTCGTTGATATCCGACATGGCGGTAATCATCTGTTGCATCTGATCACTGCCGCGATCAGCGGCCTTTTGCGCCTGGCCTGCCAGTTGACTGGCCTGGCTGGCGTTATCGGCACTGCCGCGGGTCTGTGAGGCCAGTTCGTTCATCGAAGCGCTGATCTGCTCCAGTGAACTGGCCGAACTGGTGGCGCCATCGGACAGCGACTGACTGGTATCGGAAATCTGCGCCGAACCGGCAGCAATTTGGCTGGCACCCTGACGCACCTGTTCGAGAACGTCGTTCAGGTCGGTACTGACCTTTTTCAGCGCCACACGCAACGAATCTTCTTGGTCGCGGGGCTGGATGTCAAAACTCAGATCGCCAGCAGCGAGCTTTTGCAGGGACACCAGTACATCCTGCTGCAGAAAATCAGCAAATCGATCAATGGTACGACCGATATGACCAATCTCATCGTTGCTCTTCATGTTCAGACGACCATCGAAACGGCCAGCTGCCATGTTGTCAAACATCTTCTCGACCGCCACCAAGGGCCGTCGCACCAGCACACCCAGGATAAAAAAGATTGCCAGTGAAGCCAGCAGAATACCCAGCACTCCGGTCAGCGCCATGGTGGTGAAACTCTGCCGCACACCCGCGGCGCGGGATTGTTCAACCTGCTTGCCCACCTGATGTAATTCGCTGAGATCATAGTGCAAATAAAGGACACCCGCCAGGTCGCCAGCCTTGTTGTCGAAATGACATTCCAGGCACTTGGGTTCGAGAATCGAAGCGTGCAGCAGGGTCAGGCGATCACCGGCCTCGTGCATGAATTCGGCATTGCCCAGGGTGGCGGCGCGAGCCTGACGCATCAATTCAGCATCAAACGAACGGCCAATATTCCCCTGCAGACTCGAATAATCAACGGCGCCAGTGGCACTGGCGAGACCAACCTCAGCCACGTTATGAACGGTGCCGAGTTCCTTGAGCAGATCGGCGAACACCTCCATCTCCCCCATCTCCACCGAGGTGCGGGTACCGATGTTCAGGCTCTGGAACACGCTTTTTGCCTGCTGGTGCTCGGCCTGCCGCAGCAGACGCATCTGCTCATCCGCCTGCTGCCGCAGCAGCCGCGATGTCTGCAGGTTGACAACCAGAATTGCCGTTCCCATCACGATCAGCAGCAAAACCGTCAGGATCGCCGCGACCTTGTTCCGAATGCTCATATTGCCCCCCTTGTCACACCACTTTGTGGACACCACCACGCAATAATGCAATCCTCAGCACTGCAATGCATAACAAATGACACGTTTGTGTCGTTAAAGTTCTATCTCTTCCAGATCTGAATCATAAAGCAATTTTGCCACATTTAACAGAATTTTGACACGGTCGCCCATCTTGCCCATGCCCTGGATATACTGGGAACTGCCACCAGCAGTTGAGCGGGGTGGCGGTTCGATATTCTCCGGCGGGATATCGGCAACCTCGTTGACCTTGTCAACCACCAGGCCGACAGAGGTTTCATTGAGCTGAACCACCACGATACAGGTGCGCTCATCGTAATCACGCGGCGGCAGGTTGAAACGGGCCCGCACATCCATGACCGGAATCACCTTGCCACGCAGGTTGATCACACCCTTGATATAGGGGGGCATGTCCGGCACTTCGGTAATTCGCTGAATGCCGATGATCTCGATCACATAGCGGATTTCAATGCCATAATCCTCATCACCCATATGAAAGGTCAAATACTTGCCTTCCTGGGTATCCTCGCGATTGCCGTCTTTTTCCACCAGAACCTGGCTCTCTGTCATCGGCTCCTCCTGCTCCCTGATGGCTCATGCACTGCATTGTGCGACGCAGACAAAAACTGTTTGAAAAACTCTGCGGAGTCTAGCGCAAAATGCTCCTGCCTGTACACTTTAATCTTGCAGAATCATATTCTAAGAGAACCATCGTAAGCCTTCAGGGAAACAGCGGCACCAGATCCAGACCAGCCGTTTCCTCGAAACCAAGCATCAGATTCATATTCTGCACGGCCTGACCAGCCGCACCCTTGACCAGATTGTCGATGGCACTCACAAGGATCACCCGCCCCGTGCGCGGATCAAGCGCAAGGCCGATATCGACATGGTTACTGCCCTGAACATAAGCCGTATTCGGCCAATCACCCGCCGGGCACAGACGAATAAAGGGTTCGTCCTGATAAAAATCGGCTACAACCCGGCGCAGACCGGCCTCGTCGACCGTGCCGCAGCGCTGCGCATAACAGGTGGAAAGAATACCCCGGTTGACCGGCAGCAAATGGGGTGTGAAATTGACCAGAACCGCGCAACCGGCCAATTGAGACAGGGTTTGTTCAATCTCCGGCGTATGACGGTGATTGGCAACGGCATAGGCCTTGAATCCCTCATTGACTTCACAGAACAAACTGGCTGTCTTGGCCGAGCGGCCGGCCCCACTGGCACCCGATTTGCTGTCGATGATCAAGCTGGCCGGATCGATCAGCCCAGCCCGCAGCAGTGGCGCCAGCGCCAGCGCCACACTGGTCGGATAGCAGCCCGGATTGGCCACCAACCGGGCCGGCCGGATCTGCTCGCGGTACAGCTCAGGCAAACCATAGACCGCCTCATCAAGCAACTGCGGACTGCTATGGGACTGATACCAGGCCTCGTAGACAGCCTGATCCCGCAAACGGTAATCAGCCGACAGATCGACCACCCGACAACCCGCCCGCAACAGACCCGGCACAAAATTCATCGCCGTCTTATGTGGCAAAGCAGTAAACACCAGCTGCGCCCGCTGACCCAGTTCTTCTGGCGTCAGTTCTTCGCATGTCAGATCACAGAAACCACGCAGCGAGGGAAAGACCATATCAAGCCGCTGCCCCTCATATTGACGTGAGGTCACTGCCGTGACAACAACCTGAGGGTGACGCGCCAGCAGACGCACCAATTCCACGCCGGTATAGCCCGTCGCCCCAACCACCGCAACCTGTATCATTGCCCTACCTCCCCTGCCAGCCATTCACGTTGGTTCCATCCCGCCGCCTTGGAAGAACGGCGCATCATCAAAAAAAGGGTGACCGTGACCGGCCACCCCTTGGTTGCTTCGGAACGGCCACACAGACCGTTGCGTATCGCAATTAACGCTTGGAGAACTGGAAGCTGCGCCGGGCAGCGGCACGGCCATATTTCTTGCGCTCCTTGATGCGGCTGTCACGGGTGATGAAGCCCGCTTTCTTCAGCACCGCCCGCAGCGACTCATCGACCTCCAGCAGGGCCTTGGTGATGCCGTGCTTGATGGCACCGGCCTGGCCGGAAGGACCACCACCACAGACATTGACGATAACATCGTACTTGCCGATGTTGTTGGTGAGCTCAAGGGGCTGACGAATCACCATCTTGGAGGTTTCACGACCGAAATACTCATCGATATCGCGCTTGTTGACGGTAATGCTGCCAGTGCCCGGTTTCATCCAGACCCGCGCAACTGAGGTTTTTCTCTTGCCGGTGGCATAAAAACGCTGTTCAGGCATAATCAAACGATCTCCCATTACTGAATTTCAAGAACTTTAGGCTGCTGGGCACCGTGCTGGTGCTCAGCACCGGCATAGACCTTGAGCTTCTTAAGCATCTGACGCCCGAGTTTGTTCTTCGGCAGCATGCCACGAACCGCCTTAATAATCAGATCTTCCGGTTTTTTCTGCAGGAGTTTGTCCGCCGTGATGGAGCGGATACCGCCCGGATAACCGGTATGATGGTAATACGTCTTGTCGCTGAGTTTATTGCCGGTCAGCTGCAGTTTTGCCGCATTGACCACAATAACAAAATCCCCCGTATCGACACTGGGGCTGTAAATGGCCTTATGCTTGCCGCGCAGAATCCGCGCGATTTCTGTCGCGATGCGACCAAGAATCTTGCCGTCCATGTCCACGACGAACCAGTCGCGCTTGACATCGGCTGCCTTAGCTGTTTGCGTGCTCATCATTATCCTCTCATCCTGTATAGAAATCTGCAGCTGTACGGGGCTCACAGAGACGTGGAAAATAACCGATCACCCGCTCAGCGTCAAGACATTTCCCCGTCCAGAGCTGTTTTTTCGTACCAGACCTCCATCAGGCACAATCCCTGCGGCGGCGCCGTGCGACCGGCCAGCTGCCGGTTCAGGCCGGCCAGAATCGTGCCGACCTGCTCAGGCGTCAGCCGGCCACGGCCAACATCCACCAGGGTGCCAACCAGTATCCGCACCATATTCTTGAGAAAGCCGCTTCCCCTGACATCAATGAGCAGTTCCGGCGCCTGCTCTGTCAGGATCAGGCTGAAAATTTCGCGCTCCGTGGTTCTGGCGACACAGGAGGAGGAGCGAAAGGCGGCGAAATCGTGCCGACCTTCAAGCAGTGCGGCCGCCTGGCGCATAGCGGCAACATCAAGAGAAGCAGCCACCTGCCAGCTGTAACGGCTAAGCAGGGGAGAACGGTGCGACGAGAGCAGCAACCGGTAGCGATACCATTTGCCGCGGGCATCAAAACGGGCATGAAAGGTCTGCGGCACCTGCCAGACCTGGCGAACCACGATATCCGGCGGCAGCAGGGCGTTCACCCCTTCACGATAGGCCTTGAGCGGCCGCGGTCGGTGTGTATCGAAATGGGCGTGCAGACCACGCGCATGAACACCGGCGTCGGTTCGGCCCGATCCATGAAGCCGCACCGGATGACCACAGATTTGCGCCAGAGCCTGCTCAACCACATACTGCACCGTCCGGTCACCGGCCTGCAGCTGCCAGCCCTGATAGGCCGTACCCTCGTATTCCAGTTGCAGCACAATCCGCGCCATGATCTTCTCCCGCTCCTCTGCCTGTCCCCTGTTCGTTCGCCAGTCCAGACCCTGGATTGGCAACAGCCTTCCCGCAAACCCGGCTGTCAAATCCCGCCCTGACCGACACGGCGACGCCCACCCACACAAACAGTACCATGGGCCACCATGGGCCGAGAACGGCAACAGGGCCGCCGGCATTTCCGGCGACCCTGTTGCACGTCCTCTACAACCTACAACGAATCAGCGTTCGAGCAGAATCCGCACCATGCGGCGCAGCGGCTCGGCGGCGCCCCACAGCAACTGATCGCCACAGGTAAAGGCTGAAACAAACTTCGGCCCCATCTTCATCTTGCGCACCCGGCCAACCGGCACGGCCAGGGAGCCCGATACCGCCGCCGGCGTCAGTTGCGCCAGACTGTCAGCCTTGGTGTTAGGCACCAACTTAACCCAGTCGTTATCAGCCGCCAGCAGGGCTTCAATGTCAGCCAGGGGCACATCCTTTTTAAGCTTGATGGTCAGCGCCTGGCTATGGCAACGCATGGCACCGACGCGAACACACAGACCATCGACCGGAATGGGCTCCCGGGTGCCGAGAATCTTGTTGGTTTCGACAAAGCCTTTCCACTCCTCGCGACTCTGACCGTCTTCGACCTCGCGATCGATCCAGGGCAGCAGGCTGCCGGCCAACGGAAAACCGAACTCTTTCTGCGGCAGGCTGCCGTCGCGCAGGCGCTCCGTCACTTGGCGATCGATTTCGAGAATGGCCGAAGCCGGGTCAGCCAGCAAACCGGCCACCGACGCATGCAAGCCACCCATCTGGGCCAGCAGTTCCCGCATATTGGGAGCACCGGCGCCAGAGGCCGCCTGATAGGTCATGGAGGACACCCACTTGACCAGATCGGCGCGGAACAGCCCTCCCAGCGCCATCAACATCAGACTCACCGTGCAATTGCCGCCGATAAAATCCTTGCCGCCTGCAGCCAAGGCCTTATCGATCACCTGGCGGTTGACCGGATCAAGGATGATAACGGCGTCGGATTCCATCCGCAGGGTGCTGGCGGCATCAATCCAGTAGCCCTGCCAGCCGGACTGTCGCAACGGGCCATGCACCGCCTTGGTATAGTCGCCACCCTGACAGGTCACCACCACATCAAGCTGCTTGAGCGCGGCCAGGTCATTGGCATCCTTAAGGGTGCCCGCCCCCAGGGGCGCATCACCACCCACTTGGGACGTAGAAAAGAATACCGGCTCGATTGCCGCAAAGTCGTTCTCCTGCTGCATGCGCTGCATCAGCACCGAACCAACCATCCCCCGCCACCCGACGAATCCGACTTTCATGTTGAGTTGCCCTCTCGCGTTGTTGTTACTGGCTGCCTGACGTCTGTCGCGTTACAAGGCCGCGACGATGGCGTCTCCCATCTCCACGGTGTTGACCCGTGTCTCACCGGAAGTTCCCTGATAGATATCACCCGTGCGATACCCCTGATCCAATACCTTTTCCACCGCTGCGTCCACCGCGTCGGCCGCCTGCTGCATACCGAAGGAATAACGCAGCATCATCGAGGCCGACAGAATCTGCGCAATGGGATTGGCGATCCCCTGCCCCGCAATATCCGGCGCGCTGCCGCCCGACGGTTCGTACATGCCGAAGCTGCCTTCAGCCAGCGATGCCGACGGCAGCATGCCAAGCGAACCGGTCAACATGGCCGCCTCGTCGGAAATGATGTCACCAAACATGTTGCCGCACAGCAGCACATCAAACTGTTTCGGCCAGCGCACCAGCTGCATGGCGGCATTGTCAACATACATGTGCGACAGGGCCACGTCAGGATACTCCTTGGCCACCCGCTCAACCACCTGGCGCCACAACACCGAGGTCGACAGCACATTGGCCTTGTCGATACTGCACACCTTGCTGGCCCGCTTGCGAGCGATGTCGAAGGCGACACGGGTAATGCGTTCGATCTCCGGTTCAGTGTAGAGCATGGTGTCAAAGCCGCGCCGTACACCATCGACCGTTTCAATACCCTTGGGCTCGGCAAAATAGATCCCGCCCGTCAGTTCGCGCACCACCAGCAGATTAAATCCCCCCTCGATGACCGACTCCTTCAGCGTCGAGCTGCCGGTCAGGGCCGGAAAAATAATCGCCGGGCGCAGGTTGCAGAACAGGCCGAAGATCTTGCGCAGGGGGAGCAGGGCGCCACGCTCGGGCTGCTCGTCAGGCGGCAGGCTCTCCCATTTGGGTCCGCCAACACTGCCAAACAGAATCGCATCGGCCGCCTTGCAGATATCGATTGTGGTCTGCGGCAGGGCCTTGCCTTCCAGATCAATACCGGCACCACCGACGTTGGCATGGCGCCGTTCAAACTGCACGTCGTATTTCTTCTCAATGGCATCAAGAACCTTCAGGGCTTCCGCCATAACCTCCGGTCCGATACCATCCCCCGGCAACACCGCTACCTTAAACGTTTCACTGGCCACGAAACTCTCTCCTTCTGCATCCATGACAAACCCCGCCAGGCCCTGCAAGCAGACAGCCTAACCGCCGGTTTTTGCGAGGTTTCTTCTCATTGAGGCGTTCGCCACTATAGGGACCGGCTCCCGAACTTGTCAAACGAATTAGCCACCGGCACAATTCCGGCGATCCAACTGTGTCATTTGCGTCTCATTCAATTGTGCCAAATCTGGCAGAGGCTGCCTCCACAAATGGAAAAAAGCCGGTAATTACCGGCTTTTCCGCTGCCAGAGAAACTGTTCCGATTCCACTCCGCTTTTCAGTAGCGGGCATCGGCGAATTCGACCCAGCCACCTGCCTGCACCAGCGCCTTATCAAAGGCCGACAGATCAAAGCTGAAGGTTTCCGACGTGCCATCGGCGCCATTGGCCGTCAGACATTGAGCCTCCACATCGACCGCGATCTCGACCTCGGTGCGGAGCGCCAGGGCAAACAACCGGTCGATCTGATCCTTTGGCAGTTCAATGGCCAGCATGCCGCCATTGAACATGTTCTGTCGGAAAATACGGGCATAGCTCTGGGCAATGATGGTGTGAACACCATTGACTTCAAACACCCAAGGGGCATGCTCACGCGACGAACCACAGCCGAAATTCTCCCGGGTTACCACCACCCGGGCACGGCGTACCGCAGGGCTTTTGGGGTCGAACCCCTCCAGTTTCAGATCCTCCAGCATGTAGGGCTGCAGGGCCTCCTTGGTGACCTCGGTCAGATATTTGGCCGGAATGATTTCGTCGGTATTGATATCACTGCGGTCGAGAAACAGGGCCGGACCTTTGAATACTTTTTCCATGGGTTCCTTCATCCTCGTAGCGACTTGGGGTTACAGGCTGCGCGCGTCGGTGATCCGGCCGGTGATGGCAGTGGCCGCGGCCGTGGCCGGACTCATCAGATGCACCATGCCACCCTTGCCCATGCGTCCGTTGAAATTGCGGTTACTGGTCGAGGCGCAGACCTCGCCTTCAGCCAATACCCCGTTGCTCATCCCCAGACAGGCCCCACAGGTCGGATTGGTGACGCAGAAACCGGCATCCATAAAGATCTGGATCAGACCCTCGCTCAGGGCATCACTGAAGATCTTCGGCGTCGCCGGTGACACGATGGCCCGCACCGAGTCGGCAATGCGACGACCTTTGAGCAAGGCAGCGGCCACCCGCAAATCCTCGATACGACCGTTGGTGCAGGTTCCGACATACACCTGATCGACCGGCGTACCGGCCAGTTCCGCCACCGGCTTGACACAGTCCGGCTTGTAACCGTAGGTCACCTGCGGTTCGAGGGCCGACAGATCGAAATCAAGCACCCGGTCATAGACCGCGTCGGCATCGGAATGCCAGCGGGTGAAATCGGCCAGGGCGGCGGCACGGTCAGCATAATCAGCGGCGATGAATGGCCACAGATAGTCAAGTGTGACGGCATCCGGCATACAGATACCGCAGGTGCCACCAGCCTCGATGGCCATGTTGCAGAGAGTCATGCGCGCTTCCATGCTCATGGCGTCGACAATCGGACCGCCGAATTCAATTACCCGGTCGGTCGCGCCATTGACACCCAGTTGGCCAATGACAAACAGGATGACGTCCTTGGCGTAGACCCCCGCCGGCAGGCTGCCATTCAGATTGACACGAATGGTAGCGGGCTTGCGAAAGGCGCAGACCCCCTTGAGAATACCGACTTCGAGATCTGTGGTTCCCACACCGGCGGCAAAAGCGCCAAAGGCACCATGGGTACAGGTGTGACTGTCACCCATGATAACGGTATAGCCGGGCCGGATATAACCCTTCTCCGGGAAAAGGGCATGACAGACGCCATTGCGGCCAACATCGAAGAAATCCTGCAGATCATGGCGGCGGGCCCAGTCCCGCAGCATCTTGGCCTGCAGAGCCGTCTTACTGTCTTTCGACGGGGTGACATGGTCGATCACCGCCTTGATTTTGGTCTTGTCGAAGACCCGATCCTTGCCACGCCATTCCAGATCGGCAATGGCTACCGGGGTGGTGATCTCGTGACAGAGCACACAATCGAGATCGAGCACAAAGGTGCCGGCAAATGGCTCGTCACGCAGATGGCGCTCAAAAATTTTCTCCGCTATCGTCTTCCCCATACCCTCTCCTTGGTCAGTAAATAAAGATGGTGTCGCTAAAAGCTCGCCAACGGCTGCGGCAGTCAACCGGCTGCGGCGGGACACCGGCTCCGGCGCCCCGCCGCAAACTGTCGGGCTATTCTACACAGCCCCCCCTAGAGGTCAACCGCCGTGCGCTTCTGCAGCGAGGCAATCTTGTTCAATGCATTAACGTAGGCCTTGGCCGCTGCGACAATAATGTCGGGATGCGCTCCCTGGCCGAGCTGTTCACGACCCTGCATTTCCAACCGCACGGTACATTCGCCCTGGGCGTCCGTACCCCCGGTGATGGCACCGACAGAAAAATGCAACAACCGGGCATCACTGCGAGTCAGTTTCTTAATGGCCTTGAAGGTGGCATCTACCGGTCCATCGCCCAGCTCGGCCGTCTTTTTCACCTCGCCATCGATCTCCATCTGCACCGTGGCCGTGGGCGCGGCAAAGGAACCGGAGGTCACACTCATCTCCATCAGCTTGAAACGCTCCGGCACACGAATGATCTCATCGGCCACGATGGCTTCGAGGTCCTCGTCAAAGATCTCCTTCTTCACATCGGCCAAGGCCTTGAAGCGCACGAAAGCCTTCTGCATGTCGTCTTTAGACAGCTCGTAACCCAGCTGTTGCAGCCGCTGATTAAAGGCATGGCGGCCCGAATGCTTGCCCAGCACCAACTTGTTCTGGTTCAGACCGATGGATTCCGGTGTCATGATTTCATAGGTACTCTTTTCCATCAGCACACCGTGCTGATGAATGCCAGCCTCATGGGCAAAGGCATTGGCTCCGACAATGGCCTTGTTAGGCTGCACCACAATACCGGTAATGGTGGTCAGCAGGCGGCTGGTGGCGTAGATATGCTCAGTGACCACGTTGGTCCGGTAAGGCAGAATGTCCTGACGGGTGCGCAGCGCCATCACCACCTCTTCCAGCGAACAGTTGCCAGCTCGCTCACCAATACCATTTATGGTACATTCTACCTGACCGGCACCCGCCTGCACCGCTGCCAGGGAGTTGGCCACCGCCAGTCCCAGATCGTTGTGGCAGTGAACCGACAGGACGGCCTTGTCGATGTTGGGCACATTTTGCTTCAGGTAGCTGATGATATTGAAATATTCTGACGGAATGGTGTAGCCGACGGTATCCGGAATATTGACAGTCCGGGCACCGGCGGCAATAACGGCTTCCACCACCCGGGCCAGAAACGGCAAACGGGTGCGCACGGCATCCTCGGCGGAAAACTCAACATTAGGGGTATAACCGACGGCCCGTTTGACGGCGCGGACCGCCGTTTCCACCACCTCGTCTTCCGTCATCTTCAGCTTGTACTTCATGTGGATATCACTGGTGGCGATAAAGGTGTGAATGCGGCCACGTTCGCCAGCATACTGCAACGCCTCCCAGGCCCGGTCGATGTCGGCGTCATTGGCTCGTGCCAGACCGGAAATCTGAGGTCCCTTGATGGTCTGGGCAATTTTCTTAACAGCTTCAAAATCGCCTTCGGAAGCAATGGGGAAGCCCGCTTCCATCACATCGACGCGCATTTTTTCCAGCTGATGGGCAATACGCAGTTTTTCCTCAATGGTCATGCTGGCGCCGGGCGACTGTTCTCCATCACGTAAGGTGGTATCGAAAATAATGATCTGTTTTTTATCTGTCATGATTTTACTCCTTTTTAAGGCAGTGGGCACCCCTGTGCGGAGGGTGCGATACTCTGGATGTCATGTATTCGCTTCCGAAGTTGTCGATA
This genomic interval from Desulfuromonas thiophila contains the following:
- the rpsI gene encoding 30S ribosomal protein S9; the encoded protein is MPEQRFYATGKRKTSVARVWMKPGTGSITVNKRDIDEYFGRETSKMVIRQPLELTNNIGKYDVIVNVCGGGPSGQAGAIKHGITKALLEVDESLRAVLKKAGFITRDSRIKERKKYGRAAARRSFQFSKR
- the asd gene encoding aspartate-semialdehyde dehydrogenase, with translation MKVGFVGWRGMVGSVLMQRMQQENDFAAIEPVFFSTSQVGGDAPLGAGTLKDANDLAALKQLDVVVTCQGGDYTKAVHGPLRQSGWQGYWIDAASTLRMESDAVIILDPVNRQVIDKALAAGGKDFIGGNCTVSLMLMALGGLFRADLVKWVSSMTYQAASGAGAPNMRELLAQMGGLHASVAGLLADPASAILEIDRQVTERLRDGSLPQKEFGFPLAGSLLPWIDREVEDGQSREEWKGFVETNKILGTREPIPVDGLCVRVGAMRCHSQALTIKLKKDVPLADIEALLAADNDWVKLVPNTKADSLAQLTPAAVSGSLAVPVGRVRKMKMGPKFVSAFTCGDQLLWGAAEPLRRMVRILLER
- the leuB gene encoding 3-isopropylmalate dehydrogenase; translated protein: MASETFKVAVLPGDGIGPEVMAEALKVLDAIEKKYDVQFERRHANVGGAGIDLEGKALPQTTIDICKAADAILFGSVGGPKWESLPPDEQPERGALLPLRKIFGLFCNLRPAIIFPALTGSSTLKESVIEGGFNLLVVRELTGGIYFAEPKGIETVDGVRRGFDTMLYTEPEIERITRVAFDIARKRASKVCSIDKANVLSTSVLWRQVVERVAKEYPDVALSHMYVDNAAMQLVRWPKQFDVLLCGNMFGDIISDEAAMLTGSLGMLPSASLAEGSFGMYEPSGGSAPDIAGQGIANPIAQILSASMMLRYSFGMQQAADAVDAAVEKVLDQGYRTGDIYQGTSGETRVNTVEMGDAIVAAL
- the argC gene encoding N-acetyl-gamma-glutamyl-phosphate reductase, which codes for MIQVAVVGATGYTGVELVRLLARHPQVVVTAVTSRQYEGQRLDMVFPSLRGFCDLTCEELTPEELGQRAQLVFTALPHKTAMNFVPGLLRAGCRVVDLSADYRLRDQAVYEAWYQSHSSPQLLDEAVYGLPELYREQIRPARLVANPGCYPTSVALALAPLLRAGLIDPASLIIDSKSGASGAGRSAKTASLFCEVNEGFKAYAVANHRHTPEIEQTLSQLAGCAVLVNFTPHLLPVNRGILSTCYAQRCGTVDEAGLRRVVADFYQDEPFIRLCPAGDWPNTAYVQGSNHVDIGLALDPRTGRVILVSAIDNLVKGAAGQAVQNMNLMLGFEETAGLDLVPLFP
- the rplM gene encoding 50S ribosomal protein L13, translating into MMSTQTAKAADVKRDWFVVDMDGKILGRIATEIARILRGKHKAIYSPSVDTGDFVIVVNAAKLQLTGNKLSDKTYYHHTGYPGGIRSITADKLLQKKPEDLIIKAVRGMLPKNKLGRQMLKKLKVYAGAEHQHGAQQPKVLEIQ
- a CDS encoding 3-isopropylmalate dehydratase large subunit, with amino-acid sequence MGKTIAEKIFERHLRDEPFAGTFVLDLDCVLCHEITTPVAIADLEWRGKDRVFDKTKIKAVIDHVTPSKDSKTALQAKMLRDWARRHDLQDFFDVGRNGVCHALFPEKGYIRPGYTVIMGDSHTCTHGAFGAFAAGVGTTDLEVGILKGVCAFRKPATIRVNLNGSLPAGVYAKDVILFVIGQLGVNGATDRVIEFGGPIVDAMSMEARMTLCNMAIEAGGTCGICMPDAVTLDYLWPFIAADYADRAAALADFTRWHSDADAVYDRVLDFDLSALEPQVTYGYKPDCVKPVAELAGTPVDQVYVGTCTNGRIEDLRVAAALLKGRRIADSVRAIVSPATPKIFSDALSEGLIQIFMDAGFCVTNPTCGACLGMSNGVLAEGEVCASTSNRNFNGRMGKGGMVHLMSPATAAATAITGRITDARSL
- a CDS encoding methyl-accepting chemotaxis protein; the protein is MSIRNKVAAILTVLLLIVMGTAILVVNLQTSRLLRQQADEQMRLLRQAEHQQAKSVFQSLNIGTRTSVEMGEMEVFADLLKELGTVHNVAEVGLASATGAVDYSSLQGNIGRSFDAELMRQARAATLGNAEFMHEAGDRLTLLHASILEPKCLECHFDNKAGDLAGVLYLHYDLSELHQVGKQVEQSRAAGVRQSFTTMALTGVLGILLASLAIFFILGVLVRRPLVAVEKMFDNMAAGRFDGRLNMKSNDEIGHIGRTIDRFADFLQQDVLVSLQKLAAGDLSFDIQPRDQEDSLRVALKKVSTDLNDVLEQVRQGASQIAAGSAQISDTSQSLSDGATSSASSLEQISASMNELASQTRGSADNASQASQLAGQAQKAADRGSDQMQQMITAMSDINESGQNISKIIKVIDEIAFQTNLLALNAAVEAARAGQHGKGFAVVAEEVRNLAARSAKAAQETAALIENSVAKAEHGASIADRTAAAFSEIVREIQKVNDLVAEIAASSNEQAQGIAQINEGVARIDEVTQQNTSSAEESAAAAQELSSQAAQLEGLLTNFKLKNLSSRPSLAPPARSRALSAAAKARPVARPAAPAPSTEQWGGGPAAPPRIALDDDEFGKF
- a CDS encoding 3-isopropylmalate dehydratase small subunit gives rise to the protein MEKVFKGPALFLDRSDINTDEIIPAKYLTEVTKEALQPYMLEDLKLEGFDPKSPAVRRARVVVTRENFGCGSSREHAPWVFEVNGVHTIIAQSYARIFRQNMFNGGMLAIELPKDQIDRLFALALRTEVEIAVDVEAQCLTANGADGTSETFSFDLSAFDKALVQAGGWVEFADARY
- the truA gene encoding tRNA pseudouridine(38-40) synthase TruA, which translates into the protein MARIVLQLEYEGTAYQGWQLQAGDRTVQYVVEQALAQICGHPVRLHGSGRTDAGVHARGLHAHFDTHRPRPLKAYREGVNALLPPDIVVRQVWQVPQTFHARFDARGKWYRYRLLLSSHRSPLLSRYSWQVAASLDVAAMRQAAALLEGRHDFAAFRSSSCVARTTEREIFSLILTEQAPELLIDVRGSGFLKNMVRILVGTLVDVGRGRLTPEQVGTILAGLNRQLAGRTAPPQGLCLMEVWYEKTALDGEMS
- a CDS encoding chemotaxis protein CheW; translation: MTESQVLVEKDGNREDTQEGKYLTFHMGDEDYGIEIRYVIEIIGIQRITEVPDMPPYIKGVINLRGKVIPVMDVRARFNLPPRDYDERTCIVVVQLNETSVGLVVDKVNEVADIPPENIEPPPRSTAGGSSQYIQGMGKMGDRVKILLNVAKLLYDSDLEEIEL